Below is a genomic region from Rhodospirillum centenum SW.
GCCGAACCCCGAACAGCCGCTGCCGACGTCGGAGATCAACATCATCGACCGCAACGGCGAGACCCGCACTGTCAATCTCAACTGGCGAAAGCAGGGTGACAACAACTGGCGCCTGGATGTCGAGGCTCCCGGCAGCTCGCTACAGCCGGTAGGCGACCTGCTGTCCACCGGCAACCCCCAGTCCATCGGGCCTGAGGTCCAGATCATTCCGTCAACGACCCCTGTGCAGCAGGTCAGCACCGCGAGCTTCAGCGCCGCCACGCCGACCACCGGTACTGACTACAGCATCACGATCAACAACAAGACTTTCACCTACAAGGCACAGAGCTACGACACCAATGCCTCGGTGGCGGGCCAGTTGGTGAACCAGATCTATGCGGACGGCAGCTTCACCAATTACACATTTGCAATCGATCCCGCGACATCGGCAATCACCGTGACCGGGCCGACCGAGGGCACACAGTTCACCTTCAAGGCCAGCTATGATGCCGCCGCCGCGACACCGACCACGGCAGGCGTGCCGGGCGTCAAGCAGCAGGTGTTCCTTCCGTTGAGCGGCATCGCCGGCGATGTGGGCGACGAGTTCACGATCCCCTTCGGCGGCGGCACCGAATCGGTCAGCTACCTCACCGACGGCACCGAGCCCGACCTGAAGACCATCGCCACCAAACTGGCTTCGAAAATCAACTCGAACAACGACAGCCCCTACACCGCGACCGTCAGCGGTGCCGGGCTGATGCTGACCCGGAAAGACTTCACCGCCCCGGTTGCCGCCAACAACGGCATGGGCGCCTACACGACCACCGGCGGACAGACCCCGGCCCATGTGTCCGTGCAGTTCGGCGAAGGCGGCGTTCTGAAGAGCCTGACTTCGACCAATGTCGGCTCCGGTAACGCCCAGGTCTCTGCAACACAGGCAGAGGGCGACGATGCCTTTATCACCTTCACCGTGGACTATGGAAACGGCCCTCAGGAGATCAGGCTCAACATCGGCAAGTTCGGGTCGAGCGTGAACGGTCTGACACAGTTCGCCGGTGAGAACATCGAGACCTTCAACCTGACCCAGGACGGCTTCACCCGTGGCGCCTTCCGCGATCTGACGATCCTGGCATCGGGCGAAGTGGTGGCCAACTACGACAACGGCCGCAGCCGTGTCCTGGCGCAGATTCCGATCTTCCAGGTCTCCAATCCCAACGGGATGCAGAAGACCGACGGCAACGCCTACGTCGCCACGACCGACAGCGGCGCCGTGCGGGCCAGCGGGGCGGGCGAGAACGGGGCCGGCAACCTGGTGGTCAGCAGCATCGAGGGATCGAACGTCGACATCGCCGACGAGTTCACCAAGCTGATCGTCACCCAGCGGGCCTACAGCGCCAACACCCGCGTCGTCACCTCGGCCAACGACATGCTGGTCGAAGTGCTGAACCTGGGCCGCTGATCCGCGCCTGCAACAGCTGAGCGTCCGCCCCGCGGCCGGGCGCGCCTGAGAAGGCGCCCGGCCGCGCGCCGCTGTCAGGGACACTGGAGTCCTCGGGACGAGGGCCGCAGATTAGCCTGCCTGAAACTTTAAATTTACTTGCTGGACAAGTCGCCACCTCTCCGCTACTCTGACGCTGGAGGTAGACTTGCCATGATGGTCGGATCCGTAATCTCTGCCGTGCGGGCATCAGACCCGCTGCCGCCATCGGCGGCGCGGGCAGGGGCGGATTCTGCAGATACCACAGGCATTCCACCCGTCGAACCGGCGATTTACTTCAACCCGAAACTCCGTTTCGATTCCGATGCCAATGTCGTCGTGATCGAGTTCCGGGATCTGAAGAACGGCGAGCTTCAACGCAGCATTCCGACCCAGGCCCAGCTCGACGCCTATGAGCGCGCCGCCCGCATCACCCGGGACGAGGAACTGCGCAGCGCGGCCGAAAAACTGGCAGGCACAGCGGCAGGCAATCCGTCGCCAGCGCCATTGACGCGGACATCCCAGCGCACCGGCAGCACTCCGGAGACGGGGGGCTCTGGCACTCAACCGGCCGGTCAGCCCGGCCCCGCTTCCTCTCCAGTCTCGGCGCCCCGTGCCGCTGCCGGAACTGTCGGCAATGGAGGCGACGCCACCGCTGGTCCGGCAGGCTCCGCCCCGCCGGGATCGACCGAGGTCGATGCCTGACTGTGGCGCTGCCGGGTCGCATCAACGGGCGTCATCGGTGTCCGGATGGAGCGACCGATAGAGAAGGGCACGGCTTCTCTGATGCATTCTCTCTGAAACAGCTTCTGGAGAATGCAGCAGCGCAAGAGGCGTCGGGCTGTCCGGCTTTCACCTTTCCTGCCCTTGCTCGAGAATTCGGCGACACGCGCCTGTCCCGCTGTTCGCTTCCTTGAGGTGCCGGAACCGCCATCGGCGGCATCCGAACACCGGAGCGCCTCCTCAATCCGTCATCTCGCCGCCAGCCGGGATCTGCTCGGCAGAGGCCGGGCCGCGGCCGAGAACGATATCCTCGTAAGTGATGACATCGCGGGCGAGCTGGAGGGCGGGATAGTAGTCCTCCTCGTCGATGTGGCGGTTGAGTTCGTCCAGCTTCTCCCGGATCGCGGCGTTGCGGGTCGCGTCATGGAAATCCCGGACCAGATCCCGCTGCAGGGCCAGCATGGCCGGACGTTCATCCTCAGCGGCCAGATAGGTGTTCTGCACCGAGAAGTAGATGCGGCGGGCAGGACTGTCGGCCTCCTCCGGGCGCATGATCTGCCGGTCCCGCATGAACCGGGCATGGTTCATGAGAACCAGCGTCGCGGAGGTCTCGGCCTTGATCAGGGCACCGTTGACGACAAGGTGCTCGCCGGCCTTCAAGCGCAAC
It encodes:
- a CDS encoding flagellar hook-basal body complex protein; this translates as MTTAVGGLTAQSRSLGHISDNIANSQTIGYKRVETSFQNLITQSNSSVHSPGGVRARPSYTNNIQGNVSQTQFATNMAISGSGFFQVSRGEEVSGTVNFQSQAYFTRAGDFSLDKNGYLRNSAGYYLNGWGLRSGTNVVERGTPQPIRVQQLIDNPTATTNINLTANLPLTPNPEQPLPTSEINIIDRNGETRTVNLNWRKQGDNNWRLDVEAPGSSLQPVGDLLSTGNPQSIGPEVQIIPSTTPVQQVSTASFSAATPTTGTDYSITINNKTFTYKAQSYDTNASVAGQLVNQIYADGSFTNYTFAIDPATSAITVTGPTEGTQFTFKASYDAAAATPTTAGVPGVKQQVFLPLSGIAGDVGDEFTIPFGGGTESVSYLTDGTEPDLKTIATKLASKINSNNDSPYTATVSGAGLMLTRKDFTAPVAANNGMGAYTTTGGQTPAHVSVQFGEGGVLKSLTSTNVGSGNAQVSATQAEGDDAFITFTVDYGNGPQEIRLNIGKFGSSVNGLTQFAGENIETFNLTQDGFTRGAFRDLTILASGEVVANYDNGRSRVLAQIPIFQVSNPNGMQKTDGNAYVATTDSGAVRASGAGENGAGNLVVSSIEGSNVDIADEFTKLIVTQRAYSANTRVVTSANDMLVEVLNLGR
- a CDS encoding flagellar biosynthesis repressor FlbT, which produces MPLKLRLKAGEHLVVNGALIKAETSATLVLMNHARFMRDRQIMRPEEADSPARRIYFSVQNTYLAAEDERPAMLALQRDLVRDFHDATRNAAIREKLDELNRHIDEEDYYPALQLARDVITYEDIVLGRGPASAEQIPAGGEMTD